The Methanoculleus thermophilus genome segment GGAATGGATTCAAGGGAGCGGAAAGAGCGAATAGCAGAACTGCTTGAACTCGTCCATCTCGACGGCGTCACCCAGAAGGCCGGAGAGTACTCCCGCGGGATGAAGCAGCGGCTTGGGCTTGCTCAGGCATTGATCAACGACCCTAAAGTGCTCTTCCTTGACGAACCGACGGCAAACCTCGATCCCGAGGGCGTCCGTGAATACCGGAAACTCGTTGAACACCTCGCCGATGAAGGAAAGACGATCTTCGTCTCTTCCCATATACTCTCCGAGGTCAGAGAAGTCTGCCGGACCGTAGGACTGCTCGCAAAAGGGAAACTCGTTGCACAGGGTACGCTGGAGGAGGTTGCCCGGGCGCTCGCGCCATCGGATGGTGATGCCGTCCGGATCATCGTCGAGACCCCCGAGCGCCTGCCGGCGATCGAGGATCCCGGGATTCTCTCCATTGAGAGGAACGGGAGCCGTGCGGTTATCCTGGCGATGGCTGACATCCGGGACAGGCTTGTAGAGAGTCTCTATTCACAGGGCGTGCACATACGGGAGATGCACCTTGAAGAACCCGATATTGAGGACGTCTTCATGGCAGCCTATCGGAGGTAAGTATGGCGCTTGATAGATTGCTCAACGTAGCACGGAAAGAGTTCTCCGACCATATCACCAGTAGGCGGTTCGTCATTATCCTTGTACTGTTTCTCGTTATATCAGCGATCGGGATGCATACCGGCATTGGATATTACAACGACATGCTTGAGTCCTACAACCAGCAGCTTCAGTACATGCAGGAGCTCGAGGTTGATAGCCCATACGTGAATTGGATGCCCGAGAAACCTTCGATCATGCTTATCTTCAACTCTATGATGAGTTACATGACGACGCTTGGTGGGATCCTTGCCATCGCCATCGGGTTTGACCTGGTCTCAAAAGAGAAGGAGACCAGATCGCTAAAGACGCTCCTCTCCCATCCCCTCTACCGGGATGAGATCATCAACGGCAAAGCACTCGGGGGCGTTGGTGCTCTTGGGTTTGCCATGGTTCTTGCGCTTGCTATCTCGCTTGCGATGCTCCTTCTCTTCTCGATCGTCCCGACATTGGAGGAGTTTGCCGCCATACTGATCTTCGGGGCGGTCTCGCTTGGGTTCCTGCTTGCCTACTTCTCCATCGCGCTCATGATGTCGACGGTCGCCCGCGAGAGCGGGAACGCCCTGATCTACACCCTCGTCATCTTCTTTGCCGTCTCCTCGCTTCTACCCCTGCTCGGGACGGTGGCCGCAGATGTGCTCGTCGGCGACCCGCCCGAGCCGCCGGAGGTGGGCCTGATACCGACCATCGTGGGGAGATCGGTCTCAGCTACAGCCGGCGGGGGGTATTTCGTCAGCAGTGCTTCTCAAAGCGTGGTCCAGGTGGGGTCCGAGGATCAGGTGTGGAGAGAGTATGAGGAGGAGTTGCGGAACTACATAGACAAACGGATGTTAATCAGCGATCTTACAACCCTCATTTCCCCCCAGATGAACTACTACACCATCGCGATGGCGGTGACGAACCCACAGATCACGGCGACTATAGATGCGCTCTATAACTCCGGTATGGCACCAGAGGAGACGCCTGGTCTTGCTGAAGCCCTCGGCCGGGTCTGGATGAACATCGCCGCGCTCATCGTCTTCCCGTCGGTCTTCTTCGCCGTGACGTATGTGAAATTTATGAGGATGGATATCAGGTGAGAAGGTGGCCGACAGGAAAATCTTTGTAATCCTCCTCCTTGCCGCCCTGATTGTTTCGGGTGCGGCGGCCGCAACAGGGGGCGGGACAATGCCAACGGAGATCCGGTGCGACTTCCCCGGCGAGATGATCGAAGCCGGTGATTCCGCCGTCTTTGACCTTGAGGTCACGAACCGGGGAGACACCGGGACGTGCCTTCTCAACTACTGGACCTTCCGCGGCACCGACAACTGGAAGATCAGGTTTGAGGACGGTGATCGCGAGGTCTATCGAATGCTGATTCCAGCCGGCGAGACGAAGACCGTTCGACTGGTGGTCGAGACCTCCGGCCATGCCGCGGTTGGGGAGTATCCCATCCGGGTTGGAATCGGCACGGGCACAATATGGCTCTATGTCAAGATCACAAAGACCCACAGCGGCGAGACTGGAACCCTTGAGGCTACTGTGGTGGACAAGGAAGGTAACGTGGTGAAGGGCGCCGAGGTGAGCATCTACGACGGCGACAGACGGGTCGAGGGGATGCTCACGACCGCCGAAGGCAAGGTGAGCATTGGGGTCCCGATGGGCACCTATACCGCCACCGTCACCAAACCAGGATATCGCCCATGGGAGAAGAAGAATGTTGATATCAAGATTGGCCGGACGACTGATCTTGGGATTGTACCGCTCGATAAGGAGAACTTTTTCGCTGAACTCCGGGTGAAATCTCCCTCCAGGGTAGCGACGGTTGGTGCAAATCCTCAGTATGAGATGATCCTGA includes the following:
- a CDS encoding ABC transporter ATP-binding protein gives rise to the protein MIQAENLTKVYNGKAVVDGLDLEVDEGDIFGFLGPNGAGKSTTILMLTGMIEPTSGRCLVDGIEVAKDPLRVKEIIGYLPEDVGFYGNMTAEQNLDYFARFYGMDSRERKERIAELLELVHLDGVTQKAGEYSRGMKQRLGLAQALINDPKVLFLDEPTANLDPEGVREYRKLVEHLADEGKTIFVSSHILSEVREVCRTVGLLAKGKLVAQGTLEEVARALAPSDGDAVRIIVETPERLPAIEDPGILSIERNGSRAVILAMADIRDRLVESLYSQGVHIREMHLEEPDIEDVFMAAYRR
- a CDS encoding ABC transporter permease; translation: MALDRLLNVARKEFSDHITSRRFVIILVLFLVISAIGMHTGIGYYNDMLESYNQQLQYMQELEVDSPYVNWMPEKPSIMLIFNSMMSYMTTLGGILAIAIGFDLVSKEKETRSLKTLLSHPLYRDEIINGKALGGVGALGFAMVLALAISLAMLLLFSIVPTLEEFAAILIFGAVSLGFLLAYFSIALMMSTVARESGNALIYTLVIFFAVSSLLPLLGTVAADVLVGDPPEPPEVGLIPTIVGRSVSATAGGGYFVSSASQSVVQVGSEDQVWREYEEELRNYIDKRMLISDLTTLISPQMNYYTIAMAVTNPQITATIDALYNSGMAPEETPGLAEALGRVWMNIAALIVFPSVFFAVTYVKFMRMDIR
- a CDS encoding COG1470 family protein codes for the protein MADRKIFVILLLAALIVSGAAAATGGGTMPTEIRCDFPGEMIEAGDSAVFDLEVTNRGDTGTCLLNYWTFRGTDNWKIRFEDGDREVYRMLIPAGETKTVRLVVETSGHAAVGEYPIRVGIGTGTIWLYVKITKTHSGETGTLEATVVDKEGNVVKGAEVSIYDGDRRVEGMLTTAEGKVSIGVPMGTYTATVTKPGYRPWEKKNVDIKIGRTTDLGIVPLDKENFFAELRVKSPSRVATVGANPQYEMILKNTGKNDDTYTLSILDLPEQWYARFKESRDTPEEISEIYIPAGEEKSLYLDLIPPYSVDIGEYNFTMVIGSAAREYEEILTLRLRGSYDMRTYTKSYRHEINRGDTLTFDMTVSNVGIGGTLTNIDVNMSVPDGWRVTVDPASVASLGPGERATLKVTVVPPADIVAGEYKIIAVVKSDQAEREDEYRIVVKEQSYVALLGLLVMVGVAAGLWYMFRKYGRR